From the Aspergillus puulaauensis MK2 DNA, chromosome 1, nearly complete sequence genome, the window GCACACGGAAATCGTGCGCACTGCCGCCAAGCCGATCCGTCTTATCAACCAATAAGTCAATCCTCTCCCCGCGCTCCAACACCCTCTCGATATTCTCAGTCATGATGTCCCTCACGCTAtcgatctccttcctcgccgagGCGAGCGAATCTGCCGGCGGGGCCGTATTGAAGGTCTGCAGCATCGAGCGGAGATCTGAGTTGAAAGCTGCGCAGCCATACGCTGGCAAAGATGCGAAATCTGTGTTGGACGGCGGGTATGTGGCGAGGAACTTGCGCTTCATCTCGAGGAGGTAGGCGAAGGGGATGCGTCGGCCTTGTTCGGCGGTTGCGACGACGATGTAGCTTAGTGGGGCATAAGAAGAGGGCTCTGTGGTTGAGGATTCGGGGGGTCCGGTTGGAGAATCGGAGATGTAGTGCACGAAAAGGCGCTCGTGGGTGTAGGTGAGCTTTTGGGATTGGTCATGGCTGATCTTGGGGAGGATTATGGAGGCTAGGGACGAGGCAGCGGTAGATGAGGAGCCTGGTGCAGAGTGCTCGGCGAGGATTGTTGTGCGGTGTGCTATACAGGAACTAGAGATCAAATTAGCCGGTGTCTAGAAATTGACGGTGATGTGCTTGGGCACGGGGATCAAAAAAGTAGGTGACCTACTAGAGAAGGAAGTTCGATGGCTTGGATGATGAGGCCATGGTGGGCGGACTTCTGGTCACGAATAAATTATCGCTATACCTAGACTAGTTGTAATGTGTTTTGGGAAAGATAAAGATGAAGCTATATGATGGATATCAAGATCCATGTCAGAGCTTCGTGACGTCGGCCGCCAAGATCTCCGGTACCTTGTTGGTCACGTGCAGCATGTCTTCCCCGGATTGCATACAACATTCATTCACCCAGAAAAAGCTGATTGATCGTAAAAAACTGGACAATTCATTACTAGCATTTAGTCATTTTAATCATTACATCATCCCATGCTCTTTTTGAAACCATGTACAGGTAATGCATTGACTCATGCAGCCGCTCTCTTCCCCCTTATTAGAATATTCTGCACCTTGCCCTCGTCCAGGTCCATCTCTTCGAATTCACTGAACTCAGTGATATCGGCATGGTCAATAACAACAGTATCGTCACtatcgctgtcgctgtcaaATGAGACATCGTCGACGTCATCTGCAGATGAGTCCAACGCAAAGGAaagctcatcatcgaccTTCTGGAAATCTGAAGGGTCGACTACATTCGCGTTGCCTGTCTCTGACATGACTTCTGAGTTGATGGATACGACTTCACTTGCAAAGCCCTCAGTGGCTCTATGCGATGCGCCATGGACTGTGCTCTCGAGAAGTGACATAACAGATGGGGCAGTTGATGGTGCAGCACTCCCGGTATGAATAGAGGGTCCTGGAGCAGAAAACCCGTCTGTTTCGGCAAGTGGTATCTGGTCTGCGTAGACCCCTCCGGAGCCATCATCACAGCCTCCGGCCCATAAAGGAAGGAATCTGTACTCGTTTTCTGTAAGAAGTGTGAGGGTATCCGTTAGGTCGTAGGACATCACAGGTCGACCGGGCGCTATCATTTCCCTGGCAAATGCTGAAATGTATTGCTGAACTTCTATGACAAATGTGGACAGCGAGAAATATCCCTCGGACACGAATTCGTCCCCGTCAGGTTGGGTCGCATGGTTGCCAGCCCGGTCGTTTGGCTCTGCAGCCGGAAAAAGGCCGCAAAGACCATTGAATGCCCGCATCTTGCGACGCAGCTCTGCAACTGTTACATATCTGACAAGTGCGTTGTGCTGATCTCGAAAGGCACCCATGTATCCACCCATCTTAGCAAGGGAACAGTCTCTAGGTGGACCAATATCCTTTTCACCATCGTGTTCGTCAAGCTTTCTTTCACTGAGAATCACCCAGAATGTTCTTGTCATTATGTGCGCCATGAAAGGCATGGAGCTGTAGGCGTTCAGATAGTCCCTTGTAGGGTAATCCCCGCTCGGCTCAAGTTTGCATTTGTTTGAGAGCCAACTTATGGACTCCAGAGAAAGTACCATGAAAATAGTAGCCCGCACCCAGTCTTTCAAGGCCGCGATGAGGTCTTCCACTATTTCCCCCTCTGGCGGACCATACGGCGAGTAAAAAACTCGTCGAAACTGATGTAAACTCTTCATCCAGTGCATATCGGCCCCGGCTAGTTCGACGAATTTCTCAAAGATACGACCCAAAAATAATTCACCAGCATATTGCACTCGCTGcacatcatcgtcgtccaaCATTTCTCGAGGTCGTCCATGGACAGTGGTAGTCTGTTGTTGCTTGGGAATGGGAGTCCTGGAGTTGCGCAGAAGGAGCAAtgcctcttctccaactaGAACGCAAAATGCGTCTTGTAGAAGGTAGTCACACTGAATTCCCTTCGCGAGTCGATAGGCGATTTCCGGATGAAGCTCAATAAAACGTTTGTTCTCACCTTCATACATCCACAACGTAACTCGCATGCTGATATCCGTCCGGGTTGAAATTTCGTACAGCTTTGCGACAGCAAAGAATGTCCAGAGTTTGCATGGGGTATCGAGTGTTGGATTAAGTCCTTCCAACACCTGCAGGACGTGGACAATACCCGCACGGTGCCTCGCGGGCGAGTACTCGGCTGGATAGCCAGAATGGTCTTTATCGTCGCCGTCACCATCAGATGAATGTATATCTACCCCAGAAACACACTGGGGAGGGAGATGCCAGCGATCCCGCGCGTCAGCCCATGTCCT encodes:
- a CDS encoding uncharacterized protein (COG:S;~EggNog:ENOG410PN6M), encoding MSVSELEDILFFEDADTLAFIDPPSYKPAWSLQPSCAQSIGHRIHSWKLLGTGSEILKQFFDPKLQERNIKHRGGLPEGIKYIIDLTPPSTEDDAVLHLTELSCPLGIRTWADARDRWHLPPQCVSGVDIHSSDGDGDDKDHSGYPAEYSPARHRAGIVHVLQVLEGLNPTLDTPCKLWTFFAVAKLYEISTRTDISMRVTLWMYEGENKRFIELHPEIAYRLAKGIQCDYLLQDAFCVLVGEEALLLLRNSRTPIPKQQQTTTVHGRPREMLDDDDVQRVQYAGELFLGRIFEKFVELAGADMHWMKSLHQFRRVFYSPYGPPEGEIVEDLIAALKDWVRATIFMVLSLESISWLSNKCKLEPSGDYPTRDYLNAYSSMPFMAHIMTRTFWVILSERKLDEHDGEKDIGPPRDCSLAKMGGYMGAFRDQHNALVRYVTVAELRRKMRAFNGLCGLFPAAEPNDRAGNHATQPDGDEFVSEGYFSLSTFVIEVQQYISAFAREMIAPGRPVMSYDLTDTLTLLTENEYRFLPLWAGGCDDGSGGVYADQIPLAETDGFSAPGPSIHTGSAAPSTAPSVMSLLESTVHGASHRATEGFASEVVSINSEVMSETGNANVVDPSDFQKVDDELSFALDSSADDVDDVSFDSDSDSDDTVVIDHADITEFSEFEEMDLDEGKVQNILIRGKRAAA
- a CDS encoding uncharacterized protein (COG:U;~EggNog:ENOG410PMTZ;~InterPro:IPR010908,IPR042855,IPR001388,IPR011012;~PFAM:PF00957,PF13774;~TransMembrane:1 (i219-244o);~go_component: GO:0016021 - integral component of membrane [Evidence IEA];~go_process: GO:0016192 - vesicle-mediated transport [Evidence IEA]) — translated: MASSSKPSNFLLYSCIAHRTTILAEHSAPGSSSTAASSLASIILPKISHDQSQKLTYTHERLFVHYISDSPTGPPESSTTEPSSYAPLSYIVVATAEQGRRIPFAYLLEMKRKFLATYPPSNTDFASLPAYGCAAFNSDLRSMLQTFNTAPPADSLASARKEIDSVRDIMTENIERVLERGERIDLLVDKTDRLGGSAHDFRVRSRGLRRRMWWKNTKLMVLLGVVVVFLVYLFVGMGCGLPGWGRCVG